ATGGCGCAATCCGCGCAGACGGGCAATGCCGAACAGGGGCTTGGCGAGATCATCGTGACGGCGACGCGCCGTGAACAGACGTTGCAAGCCACGCCGCTGGCGGTGACGGCCATCTCGTCCGAAGCGTTGACCGCGCGCGGCATCAACGGTCTTGGCGACATCGCCAACGGCACCGTGCCGGGCATGCAGTTCGCGCCCTTTTCAGGCACGCCTTCCATCCTTGCGATCAGCGCGCGCGGCATCGGCATCGCCGACAGCACGCAGGGCACGCAGGATCTGGTCGTGCCTCTCTATATCGACGGCGTTCCGCTGGGCCGGGCGCAGGGCCTGGGGCTGGAACTGATCGATCCGGAGCGCATCGAATTTCTGCGCGGGCCGCAGGGGCAGCTGTTCGGCCGCAATGCGGAAGGTGGCGCGGTGCAGTTCGTGTCGCGCCGGCCGAGCGGCCAGTTCGGCTTCGACACCAGCGGCCAGGTCGGCAATTACGGGCATGACCGCGAGCGGCTGCGCGTCGATCTGCCAGAATTCGCCAATCTGCGGCTGCAAGGCTCGATCGTCCATTCGCAGCATGACGCCTATACGAAGAACGAACCCAAGGGCGTCTACAGCCAGCAGGCGGATTACGGCTATTTCGACAGTTTCGGCTTCCGCATCGCGGCGGAATGGAACCCGTTCGACGGCTTCCGCGCCAACTATGCCTATGATGATTCGAGCATCAAGGATTCGCAGCCCTATCTGGTCTGGACCCCGGTCTCGATCCTGGGCGTCACCCCCTATTCGCCAATGCCGGCGGGCACCGACGACTATCCCGAGCGCGTCAACAGCCCGACCTATAATCAGTTCTTCCGGACCAAGGCGCACGGCCATGTGCTGACGCTGCAATATGACCTGTCGAACGCGCTGACGCTGAAGTCGATCACCTCCTATCGCGAGGCGAGCCGTCACGGGTCGAGCACGCTGGGCGACGCGCTGGTCGCGGGCGCTTCCTCCACCGGGATCGTGCGCGCGAGCGGCGGGCGAGAGGATGTGGACCAGAATCAATGGTATCAGGAATTCCAGGCGATCGGCAGTTTCAACCGGCTGGACCTGACCATCGGCGGCACCTATTTCCGTGAAAAGGTCAGCGACCAGCGGCGCTCCTATGTCACCGGGCCGGGGCTCAACGCGCCCGCGCTGGGGTTGACGCCGGCTGCCCTGTCAGGCTGCATCGGCGTGGAATTCTGCATGACCGGGCGGTCGGAGCAGCATGCCAAGACCGATTCCTACGGCGTCTATGCCCAGGGCACCTACACGCCGCCGATTCTTGACGATCGGCTGGAGCTGACTGCCGGCATCCGCTATTCCGACGACAAGAAGGTCGCGGTGCGCACCTATATCCAGCCGCTGGCGCTGCCGCCCTATACCGAAACCTCGCCCAGCGGGCCGCTGCCGCCGCCCGCGCTCTTCCGGGCGAAGCGCTGGGATCCGGCCTTTACGGTGAAGTATAATTTCACCGATGAGGTGAACGCCTATGTCCGCTATGCCACGGCCTATCGCGCCGGCGGCGTCAATGTGCGCTCGTCCGACTTCTCCAGCTATGACGAGGAAGAGGTGGAGTCGCTGGAAGTTGGCCTGAAGGCGCGGATGTTCGACCGGCGGCTTTCGCTCAACGTCGCTTATTATCATCAGACCGTGAAGGGGCTGCAGAGCGTCTTCCAGGAACAGCCGACGGTCAATCCGGCATTGACCACCAGCGTCAATCTGGCCCAGCCGCTGAAGGTGGACGGGATCGAGGCGGAAGCGGTGCTGCGCGTGGCTGACGGGTTGACCCTGTCGGCGGGCTACAGCTTCATTGATACGGCGCGCTATCAGGATTATGACAATCCCCTGACGGCGGCGGTCGATATCACTCGCTTCTATGCGGTTCAGGCGCCCAGGCATTCGGGCAATATCGCCGCAGACTATGAAACGCCTGACCTTGGTATGGGCAAGCTGGTGCTACATCTCGACTATGCGCTATCCACCGGCCACTGGACCACGCCCGGCGGCCTGCCGGTTGTTTCGCTCGCGCCCGATTACAGCCGGCCGCAGACCAGGACCAACATGATGAACGGTCGCATCGCGCTCCGTGACATTCCGGTCGGCTCGATGAAGGGGGAGGTGGCGCTGTTCGGGAAGAATATCCTTAACAGCACGGCCTATACATTTGGCTTCGACGGGGCGGCCTCAGGCGGCGGCTTTGGCGAATTCCT
Above is a window of Sphingobium sp. JS3065 DNA encoding:
- a CDS encoding TonB-dependent receptor; amino-acid sequence: MAQSAQTGNAEQGLGEIIVTATRREQTLQATPLAVTAISSEALTARGINGLGDIANGTVPGMQFAPFSGTPSILAISARGIGIADSTQGTQDLVVPLYIDGVPLGRAQGLGLELIDPERIEFLRGPQGQLFGRNAEGGAVQFVSRRPSGQFGFDTSGQVGNYGHDRERLRVDLPEFANLRLQGSIVHSQHDAYTKNEPKGVYSQQADYGYFDSFGFRIAAEWNPFDGFRANYAYDDSSIKDSQPYLVWTPVSILGVTPYSPMPAGTDDYPERVNSPTYNQFFRTKAHGHVLTLQYDLSNALTLKSITSYREASRHGSSTLGDALVAGASSTGIVRASGGREDVDQNQWYQEFQAIGSFNRLDLTIGGTYFREKVSDQRRSYVTGPGLNAPALGLTPAALSGCIGVEFCMTGRSEQHAKTDSYGVYAQGTYTPPILDDRLELTAGIRYSDDKKVAVRTYIQPLALPPYTETSPSGPLPPPALFRAKRWDPAFTVKYNFTDEVNAYVRYATAYRAGGVNVRSSDFSSYDEEEVESLEVGLKARMFDRRLSLNVAYYHQTVKGLQSVFQEQPTVNPALTTSVNLAQPLKVDGIEAEAVLRVADGLTLSAGYSFIDTARYQDYDNPLTAAVDITRFYAVQAPRHSGNIAADYETPDLGMGKLVLHLDYALSTGHWTTPGGLPVVSLAPDYSRPQTRTNMMNGRIALRDIPVGSMKGEVALFGKNILNSTAYTFGFDGAASGGGFGEFLPPPFSYGIELRIRY